One Camelus dromedarius isolate mCamDro1 chromosome 6, mCamDro1.pat, whole genome shotgun sequence genomic region harbors:
- the FBXO30 gene encoding F-box only protein 30, with product MEEELQHSHCVNCVSRRCMTRPEPGISCDLIGCPLVCGAVFHSCKADEHRLLCPFERVPCLNSDFGCPFTMARNKVAEHLETCPASVVCCTMEWNRWPVSYADRKSYENLSRDVDEVAQLDMALALQDQRMLLESLKVATMMSKATDKVSEPREQISIKSSVPEIPHPNGLVPVAEESYGALYQATVETTRSLAAALDILNTATRDIGMLSTSLCASPNEVNEEQNASENLQNRNLKDQDRLFEDEIGAVGGIDHNGTGQNAQFEQNGSSDFLCDLDASSYGTPALCNGFPLENICAGVIDQNLHDDSKQNNLTNGECVVSDGTLESSSSLAVAAQLREVIPSNALPNGTVQHILMADDDEGDLCRRKVDLGDLRNVDVLSFSHPPSFKFLSNSCWSKPKEDKAVDTSDLEVAEDPMGLQGIDLITAALLFCLGDSPGGRGISDSRMVDVYHIDFGTQTFSLPSAILATNTMVGEIASASACDHANPQLSNPSPFQTLGLDLVLECVARYQPKQRSMFTFVCGQLFRRKEFSSHFKNVHGDIHAGLNGWMEQRCPLAYYGCTYSQRRFCPSTQGAKIIHDRHLRSFGVQPSVSTVLVEPARNCVLGLHSDHLSGLPFEVLQHIAGFLDGFSLCQLSCVSKLMRDVCGSLLQSRGMVILQWGKKKYPEGNSSWQIKEKVWRFSTAFCSVNEWKFADILSMADHLKKCSYNIVEKREEAIPLPCMCVTRELTKEGRSLRSVLKPVL from the exons ATGGAGGAGGAGCTGCAGCATTCTCACTGCGTGAATTGTGTCAGTAGACGGTGTATGACCAGACCAGAGCCTGGCATTTCCTGTGACTTGATTGGTTGTCCATTGGTTTGTGGAGCAGTTTTCCATTCTTGTAAAGCTGATGAGCATCGACTTCTGTGTCCATTTGAACGAGTGCCTTGCTTGAATAGTGACTTTGGATGTCCGTTTACAATGGCTCGAAATAAAGTTGCTGAACATCTAGAAACGTGTCCTGCAAGTGTGGTGTGCTGTACTATGGAGTGGAACCGATGGCCAGTTAGTTATGCAGACCGAAAATCGTATGAAAATCTAAGCAGAGATGTGGATGAAGTGGCACAACTAGATATGGCTTTGGCCCTTCAAGACCAAAGGATGCTCTTAGAATCTCTCAAAGTAGCCACCATGATGTCAAAAGCAACTGATAAAGTATCAGAACCTAGAGAACAAATCTCAATTAAATCAAGTGTCCCAGAAATACCACATCCTAATGGTTTGGTGCCTGTTGCTGAAGAATCCTATGGTGCACTTTATCAAGCTACTGTTGAAACAACCAGAAGTTTGGCTGCTGCTTTAGATATCCTGAATACCGCCACAAGAGACATTGGCATGTTAAGTACAAGTCTTTGTGCTTCTCCAAATGAAGTGAATGAAGAACAAAATGCCAGCGAAAACTTACAGAATAGAAACTTGAAAGATCAGGACCGTCTTTTTGAGGATGAGATAGGAGCAGTAGGTGGAATTGACCATAACGGCACCGGTCAGAATGCCCAATTTGAACAAAATGGTTCAAGTGATTTTTTATGTGACTTGGATGCCAGTTCTTATGGCACTCCTGCTCTCTGTAATGGCTTTCCCTTGGAAAATATATGTGCAGGGGTCATAGACCAGAATTTACATGATGACTCCAAACAAAATAACTTAACAAACGGAGAATGTGTAGTATCCGATGGTACTTTAGAATCTTCTAGTTCACTTGCAGTAGCAGCACAACTTAGGGAAGTAATACCATCTAATGCTTTGCCTAATGGCACAGTTCAGCATATCCTCATGGCAGATGATGATGAAGGAGATTTGTGTCGGAGAAAAGTAGACTTAGGGGACCTGAGGAATGTGGATGTCTTGTCTTTCAGTCATCCTCCTTCATTCAAATTTCTTTCTAATTCATGTTGGTCTAAACCAAAGGAAGATAAAGCAGTAGATACATCAGATTTGGAAGTTGCAGAAGATCCAATGGGCCTCCAAGGAATAGATCTaatcacagcagcactactgTTTTGTCTGGGAGATTCTCCGGGTGGGAGGGGTATATCTGATAGTCGCATGGTTGATGTTTATCACATTGACTTTGGGACTCAGACTTTTTCACTTCCATCGGCAATATTAGCGACAAATACAATGGTTGGGGAAATAGCTTCAGCTTCAGCTTGTGATCATGCCAACCCACAGCTTTCAAATCCAAGTCCTTTTCAGACACTTGGGCTGGATTTAGTATTGGAATGTGTCGCTAGGTACCAACCCAAGCAACGTTCAATGTTTACATTTGTTTGTGGACAGttatttagaagaaaagaattttcttcacattttaagAATGTGCATGGTGACATTCATGCTGGACTCAATGGCTGGATGGAACAGAGGTGTCCCTTAGCATATTATGGTTGTACCTATTCTCAGCGTAGATTTTGTCCATCAACACAAGGAGCAAAGATTATACATGACCGCCATTTGAGGTCATTTGGAGTTCAGCCATCTGTATCTACAGTATTAGTAGAGCCTGCTAGAAACTGTGTGTTGGGATTACATAGTGACCATCTAAGTGGTCTTCCTTTTGAGGTCCTGCAACATATTGCAGGCTTTCTTGATGGTTTCAGTTTATGCCAGCTCTCTTGTGTGTCCAAGTTAATGAGGGATGTGTGTGGCAGCCTTCTTCAGTCTCGTGGAATGGTCATACTGCAGTGGGGGAAAAAGAAGTATCCAGAAGGAAATTCGTCATGGCAGATAAAAGAAAAG GTATGGCGATTCAGTACTGCATTTTGTTCTGTCAATGAATGGAAATTTGCTGACATCTTAAGCATGGCTGACCACTTGAAGAAATGCAGTTACAATATTGTAGAGAAACGTGAGGAAGCAATCCCATTGCCGTGTATGTGTGTGACACGAGAACTCACTAAAGAAGGACGGTCACTTCGCTCAGTTTTAAAACCTGTACTTTAG